A genome region from Cucurbita pepo subsp. pepo cultivar mu-cu-16 chromosome LG02, ASM280686v2, whole genome shotgun sequence includes the following:
- the LOC111787240 gene encoding probable N-acetyltransferase HLS1, whose translation MRYEEEILIIRSYDGQSADRARVEDLERRCEVGPSERVFLFTDTMGDPICRIRNSPLYKMLVAEVDNQLVGVIQGSIKVVTVHQAPKDRAKVGYVLGLRVAQSFRRRGIGYNLVRRLEEWFVANDVDYAYMATEKDNEASVKLFINKLGYTNFRVPAILVNPVKHYRPYHLPSNIQISSLKVDVAEFLYRKFMASTEFFPHDIDHVLKHKLSLGSWVAYYKDDDATTPKFETNGGKSEMVIPKCWAMLSVWNSGEVFKLRLGKAPLSCLIYTESSKVIDKIFPCLKLPSIPDFYEPFGFYFMYGVHREGKGMGTRKLVKALCQYVHNMAAAARDCKVIVTEIGGEDSLRDEIPHWKLLSCPEDLWCIKALKKEARNSLHELTKTPPTTRPALFVDPREV comes from the exons ATGAGATACGAAGAGGAGATTTTGATAATAAGAAGCTATGATGGGCAATCTGCAGATAGAGCTAGAGTGGAAGATCTAGAGAGAAGATGCGAGGTAGGGCCATCTGAACGAGTTTTTCTCTTCACAGACACAATGGGTGACCCCATTTGTAGGATCAGAAACAGTCCCTTGTACAAGATGCTG GTTGCAGAAGTGGACAACCAGTTGGTTGGTGTGATTCAAGGCTCGATAAAGGTGGTTACGGTTCACCAAGCACCGAAAGATCGAGCTAAGGTTGGCTATGTTTTAGGCCTTCGAGTTGCGCAGTCGTTTCGACGCCGAGGGATTGGCTACAACCTTGTTCGACGGCTTGAGGAGTGGTTTGTCGCCAATGATGTGGACTATGCTTACATGGCGACGGAGAAAGACAATGAAGCCTCTGTGAAGCTATTCATCAATAAGCTTGGATATACCAACTTTAGAGTTCCAGCTATTTTGGTGAACCCGGTAAAACATTACCGACCATATCACCTCCCTTCTAACATACAAATTTCTAGCCTAAAAGTCGATGTTGCTGAGTTTCTCTATCGGAAATTCATGGCGTCTACTGAGTTCTTCCCCCACGACATCGATCATGTGCTTAAACACAAGCTTAGTCTTGGCTCGTGGGTTGCTTACTATAAAGATGACGACGCCACCACTCCCAAATTCGAAACTAATGGTGGCAAATCGGAAATGGTAATACCAAAATGTTGGGCAATGCTAAGTGTATGGAATAGTGGAGAG GTATTCAAGCTCCGGCTTGGAAAGGCACCATTGTCATGCTTGATATACACGGAGAGCTCGAAGGTGATAGACAAGATCTTCCCATGTCTAAAGCTACCATCGATTCCGGATTTCTACGAGCCATTTGGATTCTACTTCATGTACGGGGTTCATCGGGAGGGGAAGGGGATGGGGACGAGGAAGCTAGTGAAGGCACTATGCCAGTACGTGCACAACATGGCTGCAGCAGCTAGGGACTGTAAAGTGATAGTAACAGAGATTGGAGGAGAAGACTCGCTAAGAgatgagattccacattggaaGCTACTGTCATGCCCGGAGGATTTATGGTGCATCAAGGCATTGAAGAAAGAAGCAAGAAATAGCCTACATGAATTGACAAAAACCCCACCAACTACAAGACCAGCCCTTTTTGTAGACCCAAGAGAGGTATGA
- the LOC111787448 gene encoding SAGA-associated factor 11 homolog isoform X2 encodes MSMPDEDNASSQLSSNFFGDLLDSVIVDVASECHRIARLGLDRNLEEEEEELRLSAQARVRVADSSNSSEANGKYVVDIFGQNHPSVASEIFDCMNCGRSIVAGRFAPHLEKCMGRGRKARLKVTRSSTATQSRLAGGEYSNGPSGEP; translated from the exons ATGTCAATGCCTGATGAGGACAATGCATCGTCTCAG CTTTCATCTAATTTCTTTGGGGATCTCCTGGATTCCGTGATTGTTGATGTTGCATCGGAATGCCATCGAATAGCAAGGTTAGGTCTTGATCGTAACttagaagaggaagaagaagaattaagaCTTTCAGCACAGGCGCGAGTAAGAGTAGCTGATTCTAGCAATAGTAGTGAAGCAAACGGCAAATATGTAGTTGATATTTTTGGACAAAATCATCCTTCTGTTGCAAGCGAAATATTTGATTGCATGAATTGTGGTCGATCAATTGTGGCTGGGAGATTTGCCCCGCATTTAGAGAAATGCATGGGAAGG GGTAGAAAGGCTCGTCTCAAAGTGACAAGAAGTAGTACAGCTACACAGAGCCG TCTTGCAGGGGGCGAGTACTCAAACGGTCCATCCGGAGAGCCATGA
- the LOC111787448 gene encoding SAGA-associated factor 11 homolog isoform X1, protein MSMPDEDNASSQLSSNFFGDLLDSVIVDVASECHRIARLGLDRNLEEEEEELRLSAQARVRVADSSNSSEANGKYVVDIFGQNHPSVASEIFDCMNCGRSIVAGRFAPHLEKCMGRGRKARLKVTRSSTATQSRYSRGSSVSAYSPYPNSTSTNRLPNGTSSLAGGEYSNGPSGEP, encoded by the exons ATGTCAATGCCTGATGAGGACAATGCATCGTCTCAG CTTTCATCTAATTTCTTTGGGGATCTCCTGGATTCCGTGATTGTTGATGTTGCATCGGAATGCCATCGAATAGCAAGGTTAGGTCTTGATCGTAACttagaagaggaagaagaagaattaagaCTTTCAGCACAGGCGCGAGTAAGAGTAGCTGATTCTAGCAATAGTAGTGAAGCAAACGGCAAATATGTAGTTGATATTTTTGGACAAAATCATCCTTCTGTTGCAAGCGAAATATTTGATTGCATGAATTGTGGTCGATCAATTGTGGCTGGGAGATTTGCCCCGCATTTAGAGAAATGCATGGGAAGG GGTAGAAAGGCTCGTCTCAAAGTGACAAGAAGTAGTACAGCTACACAGAGCCGGTATTCACGAGGCAGTTCTGTTTCTGCATATTCTCCTTATCCTAATTCCACCAGCACAAATCGCTTACCTAATGGAACATCTAGTCTTGCAGGGGGCGAGTACTCAAACGGTCCATCCGGAGAGCCATGA